Below is a window of Salvelinus sp. IW2-2015 unplaced genomic scaffold, ASM291031v2 Un_scaffold6573, whole genome shotgun sequence DNA.
TGAACGGTTTAACTTTAATGAATGAAAAGCTGTAGGCATGAATTTGTCTAAAATACACAATGGTCGGGGGGGTATATATATGCATGTATGTAGCCGATCCCTTCAAACCACAACAAGTCAGGACcctatttgtttttttgtctgaGAAGGTGAACTGAGAAACTAACTGCACTGTAAAATGCTTCTGAATGGGTTATTGAATATTTCATGTGTTTTGTYGCTTTGACAGCACTTACTGGTGCAGTTGTGAGGTAGCTTAAGAMTGTAGCTGCAGTGTCCAGGCAGGCATAGGCCTCTTTCYaaaaggcactcgcacatctgaccaatcttattaaatatcggtgatactatcaagagcagtgtgcggtttccttttccctTCAGGCATAGGCCTCTTARCTGCTGATTTGGCTAATGCTAGTCATTTGCTTAGGTCTATAGGTTTAATAGCTCACKGTAAATACTWCAGTATKTGTATTAAAAGGCTTTAAATCGAGTCATTTCTAATGAGCATACTCTGAAGCACACACACTAGCCCGTTCAACCCGAACGGGCTAGTGGCCGATAGTTCGCTATGGAAGCCAACGGATGGAGGTAGCTCTCTATGCTGACATGCTAAAATGTCTGCTGTACCCTCCATAAAGAAGAAGAGTCCCTCTCTATGTAGAATGATGATGTAGGTCGGGGGGACAACTGATAAGCCTGCTTCTTTACACACCAAATGAGTCCTATGAAATCATCGTTTTTAGGCCTAAACGTTTAGGTTCCCTGTGGCGATTTTCTACTAAGAGGCAAATAACTGATTTTGATGTCAGACAACGAGTGACTCTGTGCAGAATACTAAAAACACATCATGTACTGTAGTGTAAACTATGGAAAATCATTTCTGGAGGGTATAGATTTTACATCTCTACTTATTGTCTTCCAAACCTGAATTAAAATGTAGCAATTTCAAAATATGTGAGTAGCAATTTAAAACTTCTGTTAAGATTGTTTTCATATTACGTCCATGGCACAAGGCAAAAGTCTGGCCATSCAATGTATAAAGCAGAATCTAGACAGTCAGTCACTAATATTACAAAATACCTGGGCTGGTTATCAATCCGTTTTAAATATTGATATTATACTCCAATTTGGAAGCAAATTGTATCGTTATAGAATGCTACAATTGCACAGTAAACCTAACTACAGAATGATGGATTTGGATTGAGAGACAAAAcactactagctagctatgtttagGAAGTTGCATTTAAACTAGGCTGGATACTTACTGACAACATCGACCTCAGAGGCTCCAGACCCCCTCATCCGGAGATACATGAGGCCGAGCAGGAGGAAGAACAGGCAGGCGGCCATGAGCAAGAACATGGACAGGTAGTGGGCGCTGAACCCCCAACCACCGGTGGACGACCCCACCTCCTCCCGCTTGAATTGCTGGAGCAGCTCATCCTCCGGCACCGTGTGCTTCTGCTTGAGACTCGCCTGGCTGTAGGCATGGTTGGGACCGCTATGATTTGAATGGTTGGATCGGTAAGTAGCGGATAGACTGTTGTAGTTGGAGAATCGCGGTCTCAGGCCGATGCTGAATcggctactactgctgctgctagtgGCGCCATCCCCGCTGTCGATGTGGTTTTTGTTGTAGGCGGAGGACGGGGAATTGTTGCCGCTGCTTTCCCCGGGGCTSCCGCGGTCGCTCTCCCCCGTCACAGCCGACACGTAGATGGCCCCCCTGGGGTAATGGCGTCGCAGCAAGCTCCCGCTCAGGGACGATTCGCCGGGGCCTCGCTTCTttccctcttcatcctcctcctccccccggcCTCCCYTCATGTCTAGTCGACTCCTACTAGCGCCAGGCGTGTCATTTTGCCTGATTTCCATGCCTAAAGTCGTTTCCTGGCCGCTCTCTGACCCCCTGGCACTTCTGTGGGGAGACGGCTTGGAGGAGTGACTCCGTCTGGAGTAGTGTTGCTGTAAACGCCGGTCTCGTTGACGGTCCTGCCCATATAAtatctccccttcttcctcttcctcctcttccgaATCCGAGTAACTCCGACTATCTTACTACTGGTGTTTCAGTGAGTAAGACGCCCTGTTCCCATTCAGAGACCgactgtctctctccgtctccccctgAAAATCGCCTTCCTCTTCGGGCTCTTCGTCGTAATCCTTCACTTCCGCGGCCCGCGAGACCTCGAGGCTCGATTTTCCCGGTCACCCAGCCGAGAGAACCGGGTCGCTTCTCCTCCCCTCCAACAGCCCAGTGGAGAGGAGTTGTTGCTGCTGGTACTCACAGCGACTCCCAGGCTTTTCGAGTGGCGGAGGCAGCTCCCGTTGTAGGCCTGATCTGCTGTTGTTGTTGGTACGCGGGGCCTCGGTCTCTCCTACCGCTGTGGTTCGCTCCTCGTTTCTTCTTCGGGTCGTCCACGTCCGATTCGTCCGAGCTAAAGCCCAATCCGAACTTCCCCGCTCCACCAGTTCGCTTTTCGTTCAGGACCGGTCGACCACGGGCTCCGACTGCTAGGGCTCAGGTGCTTGACGTCACGGCTAGCTGGCCTGGTTCCGAATCCCGAAGCTCCCGCCGCTGTGTAGCTGCCGTGTCACCGCCGCTACTGTTGTTGATGATGCTGCCACTGTTTCGGTTTTTCCCCGCCCTGGTTCCTTTCTGTTGTTGTTCCTCACGTAGTTTCTTTAGTTTTTTCAAATAAACCGGTCTCGTGCTCTCGGAAACCGGGCCTGGAATGAATCCAAAGCTCTTTAACTCAGAGAAAGTCATCGTCCGTTAGCTGCGCCGTCGCCATCTTTGCTCGAAAAACTCAAAGCTGTGACGGAAGTGACGAACAAATAGTAGACCCAGACAGAAAAAACTAAAAACCGTATTCTGAGTAAGTAAAGCTGTCTACAGGCAGGGGGCAGGCGTCTCAATGACCTGCTATAAGAACAGTCACGTCTAAATAGTAGGTTATATCTAGTGTCTGACAGAATTGTAAATGCGTCGTTTTACAAACACATTGTTTTACATGAATATTGATTTTGGAGGTTTACCTCGTAGGGGAGTCTAAAGGTTGATCCAATCAAATACATGGTTGGTGATAGCCGCATCTAGCTACTGTAGGTACGATTTATGTTTAGTCACGTACTCAGGGTCGCAAATGTAGTTGCAatgtacagtgaaatacttaagcGCCGAGCTCCACCGGTGCATAATTCCTGTAATAGTCTATAGGAATCTATAGTGTATTGTCTATTGTGAGTACTCTAGACTGTTTTTGCATAAACCACCTAACGGTATGGTAAAAGGCCTAGTACATTTATTTWTTTTTWttttttttatttcacctttatttaacctggtaggctagctgagaacaagttctcatttacaactgtgacctggccaagataaagcaaagcagtgcgacacaaacaacaacacagagttacacatggaataaacaaacatacagtcaataatacaatagaaaacgTCTATATATAATGtgtgcatacatactgtatgagaCTGTCTTGTCACCTTACATACTGTATGCATGTCATGTCACCTTTAGACCAGGTGAGGGTATGATTATGTGTGGAATAGGGTTGTAGGAAAGATAGTCTAAATTCATTTGAAGTTCACAAATAAGAATTTCATGATTAATACAAGTTGTAGGGCTACTGGTTTGAAACAATCTATTGTAGGAATTTAttatgggaaaaaatatatatatacatttttttaatgtaaccttcATTTAGGCAAGTCATTAATTAatgaaaatatataataaaaacgAATGGGAAAAAATcattgtatactcagtgtagccTATGGCATTTGTTCTTCGGTAATCTAGTGATAttgatttgaaattatttaaTCATGAATAACACCAATTCTCATTGACAAAACTCTGTTGGAAtgcaataaaataacacatgtcTGGCATTTCTGCATTTCTCGCCCGTTTCCACTCTAATATCCCAGACGAGTACCATCCTTTAGAATATGGGCACCAGGTGACATACCACAATCTGAAGTGTTTATCTTGGAGAGTTTATGGGCCTTATAAGACAAAGACCACACAGGAAGATGATTTGTCTTGAAGCCCCGCCCCCCCggtccctcccccctcttcctcttcctattCTGGAGGCTTGAATTGAGTCAATGcaacaaacacatttttgtttcAGAGAATAGGTTCGCCAGCTACATCATGCAACTCTCATCACCATGTGAATATTTTGTAGGCTATAATTTATAATgattgttatgtttattttactGGGATTCATCAGAAAAACGGATGTGtgggtatttttattttttttatcagtgaAAGATTACACCACTACTCAGACCgataaatatgtatttatagTGCCAGTTGTTTGTCAAAATGTTACGCCATTTACTTCCTACCGCATGAATCAATAGGCAGGCAAAGCCTAACTAAATGCGCACCAACTCTTTACTTCCCATGTCCCACTGCGCCACCGTGTGGCCACACATCCTCCCTGCAGCGCCCGCTGTGTACAAGTAGCTTGCGACGTAGCACAGGCGTCTCACTGTCAATGAAAGAGGCTCACTCACGGCATACCAGACTTGAGTACAGTGGCTAAGCCagcatatacacagacacacaatttaACTACGAGGAGACCGAACGGAGATACATTTACAATTTAAAGGGTTAGATTTGAGAGGCTGCAACTCAGGATGGCTACAGAGACAGACTCTGTTTTTCTGTCCCCCATCAAAACGTGCTTTCTTCTACTTTTGGGTGGTTTGATGTCCAAAGCTGCGCAGGAGCAGCAGGGAAGTTTCTACATGTGGATTGATGCCAACCAAGCGAGAGTCCTAATTGGTAAGTAGCGTTTATTTTTCAATGAATCCAATGTTACAGTGTCACTTGAATTAGCTTAAATGTGCATAGAAAAGATGGATTGTAACTTTAAAGGGATGAGTTCCATACACTGTGACCCCTTATTATATTGGACTGAGTTCAACTTTTGTAGACACCCATGCGCTTTCGCATGTGTTTAAATGCTCTTGTTGAAATGTCAGTGTGCGTTACTGTGCAGGTTTTGAGGAGGATATCTTGATCGTGTCAGAGGGAAAGATGGCTCCATTCACAACTGACTTCAGAAAGGCCCAGCAGAGGATGCCTGCGATACCTGTCAATATCCAGAACGTCAACTTCACCTGGCAAGCGACTGAACAGGTAGGAGACGGTGATAGGGTCacagtagcctataggcctactttcaTTTGAAAAGaggaaaatgtgtacattttgatTCCATTTATTGTAATACTTTTAGTGATCATCGATAGGCTATATCAAAGGCTATTGATCTGAGAACATGCGCGTAATTGTAGCCAGTGCGCAACGCGGTGCCTAGGGCGCAATTCTATATGGCGAAAAGGCTGCAATTCATTTGTTTTTAGAAAATAATGATTAAGGttgtttttcttattattttgaaTCGATAGGTTAAAAGCCAATGTTTAGTATGCATTGATTAACCCATTATGCATTTAAAAAACGAACTTCAATGAAGAATGTCTTTGAAATTATTTTCTCGGTAAAGATCAATACACTAGGCAAGAGCCTAAACTAGGCAAGAGCCACTGACTATCCCCACACTTAAGCCTTCATTCAAAAACGAGTCCACATTTCTTCTGAACGATTGTTTCTCACGCTTTCCCTACATCAAAGACCCATTCTGATCAAACAACTACGCCATTTTTGGAGGTTTAAAAAGAAGCCTATGCGCGCGGTAGCAGTAGATGAGTGATTTTAAAAGAGCTTGAGCTCTCTAACCAGTTTCCTTTTTGTAATATTCTAATTCCCATCTCTTGCGGTATTTTACTGTCGGTGTCTGGACCTGCCGCCACGGATCAAAGCGCCGGGGCGCGCTAGGCCGCGTCAGGACATGGTCCAAACATCTGGTCCATCTGCGCTTTTGAAAACATTGGTCAAATTCTCAGACGCGTGCCAGACCCATCCCGCGTTCTTTATTGGAACTGAGAAGGGTAAGAAGGTTCCATTTGGAATCGCTTTGTGCAACGAGGTGTCCTTGTTCATAAGCTTTGTTACGAGAACAGCTTTAACAATAACAGTCAGTGAGTGGCAAACATTATTGTATTTATCTACACCACAAAAAAAATGCTTGAAAAAACAAGTCTTCTCTCTCCTATAAGTTGATTTGGTACCTATTGTGAGGCCATTAACAATATGACATTTATGTATAACAACACATAAAACGGTTATAAACTATTGAATGATAATAATGTAATGAGGATGCAAATGTACCCACTTTTATGTTCAAAGACATTGAgccatatatataatatattatatattatttattcattcatttatttatatacagtaccaggtcaaaagttttggacatacctactcattcaagggtttttccttaatttcttttactattttctacattgtagaataatagtgaagactaaaaagtatgaaataagtaacccaaaaagtttttaaatcaaatatatgttatgttttagattctacaaagtagccattctttgccttgatgtcagctttgtagactcttcgcattctctcaaccagcttcacctggaatgcttttccaaaagttcttgaaggagttcccaacatATACTGAGTACTTCACTATGCCGGTCCAAACTCattccaaactatctcaattgagttgaggtcgggtattgtggaggccaaggtcatctgatgcagcactccatcactctccttttcttggtcaaatagccctaacacagcctggatttgttttgggtcattgtcctgttgggggaaaaaatatagtcccgcacaaaccagatgggatggggtatcactgcagaatgctgtgatggCCATgattggttaagtgtgccttgaattaatAGATCagggacagtgtcaccagcaaaagcaCCCACaccatccacctcctcctccatgcttcacggtgggaaccactcatgcagagatcatctgttcatcgACTCAGcagtttggaaccaaaaatctcaaatttggactccatcagatcaaaggacagatttccatgtctaatgtccattgctcgtgtttcttggcccaaccaagtctctttcttcttattggtgtcctttagtagtggtttctttgcagcaattcgaccatgaaggactgattcacgcagtctccctctgaacagtttgatgttgagatgtgtcttgaactctgtgaagcatttgtttgggctgcaatttctgagggctGGTAACTCTAAGAAACTTATccgctgcagcagaggtaactctgggtcttcctttcctgtggtggtcctcatgagagtcagtttcatcatagtgcttgatggtttttgtgactgcacttgaagaaacgttccaagttcttgaaatttttcatattgactgaccttacatgtcttaaagtaatgatggactgtcgttttccttccttatttgagctgttcttgctttaagaaggcacacctgttaattgaaatgcattccaggtgcctacctcatgaagctggttgagagaatgccaagagtgtgcaaagatgtcatcaaggcaaaggttgtctactttgaagaatataaaatgtattttgatttgtttaacacttctttggttactatatgtgttatttcatagttttgatgtcttcaccattattcctatcaatgtagaaaatagtaaaaaataaagaaaaaccttgaatgacgtaggtgtgtccacatttttgactggtactggtaagtaatatacagtatatatatacttttgggGCTGCCCGCCCCCCCCCCGAAGAATCcggccccccagatagcatatgaacagtggaggctgcagatgggaggacggctcataataatggctggaatggagcctAAATGAATAAAGAATGGCAGGGCCAGCTATACATAAAGGACCCCTGTTTTATGTCCTTTTACATGTAGTGAACAGGCCACTCGTGGTCTGGAAAGTTCTCTACTTTTGGaagatttaaacaaacaatattgaaaTCACCATTGTCACAACCATAAACTGTGAAATCCATCTGCCTTAATTGAAATATGAATTTTGGATATaaaatatgttacatttaattATGTTTTAGTTTCTCATAAAACTGTTGGAAACTAAATTGCTACTGTGTATACCGCTTGAGTAAAGAAAACAAACTTTTTGTTAACTCCGTAAACATGAACTCTTTCAGAATGTTTGTCTACGTCCCGGGTGGGAATttaactttttggtccaccagacACTCACTGGCGTACCGGACACCTGTGGATCACCCTCAAATCAaatgtcacgtgcgccgaatacaacaggtgtaggtagaccttacagtaaaaatgcttactgacgagcccttaaccaacaggtgtaggtagaccttacagtaaaaatgcttactgacggcccttaaccaacaggtgtaggtagaccttacagtaaaaatgcttactgacgagcccttaacccaacaggtgtaggtagaccttacagtgaaactgcttactgacgagcccttaaccaacaggtgtaggtagaccttacagtgaaaatgcttactgacgagcccttaaccaacaggtgtaggtagaccttacagtgaaatgcttactgacgagcccttaaccaacaggtgtaggtagactttacagtgaaaatgcttactgacgagcccttaaccaacagtgtgaggtagaccttacagtaaactgcttactgacgagccccttaaccaacaggtgtagtagaccttacagtgaaaatgcttactgacgagcccttaaccaacaggtgtaggtagaccttacagtgaaatgcttactgacgagcccttaaccacaggtgtaggtagaccttacagtgaaaatgcttactgacgacccttaaccaacaggtgtaggtagaccctTACAGTGAAACTGCTTActgacgagcccttaaccaacaggtgtaggtagaccttacagtggaaatgcttactgacgagcccttaaccaacagtgtaggTAGACcacagtgaaaatgcttactgagagcccttaaccaacaggtgtaggtagaacCCTTACAGATGAAAATGCTTCTgaacgagcccttaaccaacaggtgtaggtagaccttacagtgaaaatgcttactgacgagccttaaccaacaggtgtaggtagaccttacagtgaaaatgcttaatgacgagcccttaaccaacagggtaggtagacttacagtgaaaatgcttactgACGAGCTCTAACCAACGAAAAACAAACATAAGAACACAAttgcccataaaacggcagccatcttttATTCAAAGCAGGGGACCCACCAGCTCTGGGGGCCCATTCGAATGTCAtcaatgtctttttttattttttatttttattaataaataattttgacagtaaccctcaGGATTCATAAACCTTTTTAATTTCCATCTGTACTAGGAAGCCAAGTGTATGTTTCTTCTGcttcaggaatgtgactgaaACAGTGAAAAAGGGAAACTGATTGAAAGTATAAGGGGATATCAGGTGAATGTCGTGATCAAAGCTACCAAGACACCAGTGCAGTGAGGGAAGCTTACTCAGGTGTTCTACAGCCCATATCAGAGCGAGAGCCTAACGCTTCTTAGGCAGGCCTAGTTCTGAATGAGTTTCAGTTTAGAAAACAATCTCTCCGCAGCTGCGACAGTTACAGGGGGGACAGCTTGATTGtcgtacatttaacatttacatttaagtcatttagcagacgctcttatccagagcgacttacaaattggaaagttcatacatattcatcctggtcccgtgggaatgaaccacaaccctggcattgcaagcgccatgctctaccaactgagccacacgggactacagCAATCAGGGGAAAGTGGGTAGAAGGGAGTTGGAGTACAGCAGTTTTGTAACATCGTTCATAATTGAGACTCTCATTCTCCTTATTGCTGGTTTCAACACGTTATGGATATACATGAAgtgtataggaagctctgggaCAGGTCGTCTGGATACTGAACAGACAATACATTGGCAGATGCACACAGATTATCAGCTTTAGCAGACAACAGTTCTTGAGGGACTgaaccaacaaacaaaaaaaaaactgatttggTTCATACCGGTGAACTGatgtttgagttgtgtggttacAATATCAACAGTCCTATATCTTGGTATATCTTggcatgcatcattcaagactaagTTTAAATGGTGTGCAGCCCAATGGACCTTAATGCACAATGCCTCTGGATGGACTGTCTGGGGTGGCAATACTCATAGTATAGAAAACAGCGGGTCCACAACCTGGACCTAAAAGCTgtggtgaaaacatttgcacacacaaaaaaaaaggagGCTTCAGATCTCTCAAGttggatttaatttgatttaatttaattgaccttgaatattgcagcccatttgtgtcggctattagccagacaaaacccactgaggtCAATAGTAAATAGTGTCTGAATTTATCCTCAAGCCGGCAACTTTTTCCCTcattgttaggctatttgatgtggAATATTTATAAAAGGTTTATAAATAGCATCTGAGTATGGTAAATAGCTATAGATGCTGTAGTgcactgcataatgaaacaatccaTAATGAGCCGGTGCTTTGAGGCTGGACTGACTACTGTTTGTCATTAATAGACTCGTTTTACGCACAACTTTCTACCCAAGCTGGGAGAGAGTGCGAGGACAGCTCGtgtcatgcaggttcaggtagTCTATATACCTTACGGGGTCCAGAGAAACGGCGGTACGCCAGCAGACTCTGTGGCAGGTAGATTTTGTTTTAATCTGccagccactcagattttttttaacaagatggatttttttgttgccatagagtgtacaaaacattataaacatcttcctaatattgagttgcacccctttttttCAGAATAGCTTcgatttgtcagggcatggactctacaaggtgtcgaaagcattccacagggatgctgacccatgttgactgcaatgcttcccacagttgtgtcaagttggctggatgtcctttgggtggtggatcattcttgatacacacaggaaactgttgagagtgaaaaacccagcagtgtaccataccctcgttcaaaggcacttcaatattttgtcttggggtataattaattattatttgataaaataaataattttgtgcctttactactatagcccatagaaatgcatttgataacacattcataaacagacagtcaaaaaataaatcataaggaataaggttttgaagtgtctgtcctatatctaggagatataagaaagctcaggaagtatatacagtatatatatttttgttggcatgaaactacctccatactgccattcattttttaaaccgTTACCAGGTTCCTTCAGACGAGTCACTTGTGAAcgccatcgtgttcgtgagagtctcatctttcccaaaaatgtggtcatattagttttgtaggccaaaccgttctgaCACTACAGAcgtttgtgagaagactgatttggGGGATGTGTCCTGTCTGATAAACACCGCTcgagctctgccacctttcatcgcgaatgcggaagtgcgacatcggcagATGCGGTAGATTGAGACGtatcaaatgcaaaaaaaaacagatatctctttattttaaatggattggttttgatggggatttttgatattatgttaattagatcgACACACGGCGGCGTCAATCGACTGTTAAGTATTAATGGACGGACCATTACCGTGGTAACAGCACTCTGTGTCAATGTCAGATATGAGAATCTCCGTGTCTCTTCGCTAGCAGCAGAGAGTTGCAGCAAACTCAAACTAATATTGAAGAAGAACCTAGCATGTGAACAAAACGATGGAACTAGCCAAGAAACACCAGGGGGTTGAAAGATCTGATAGACCGGTTGTTTCTATTGGGgattttcaaataaataattttccaTATTTTACTCATGTTTGTTTTGAACTTGTAACATGTCTGTTTTGAGTAACCGTTGTCAGTCACCGATGGAGTCAATATTTTGTGTTATTCGGGAAAAATATTTGAGTCACTGTTCTGCGGAGGGGCCCCGCAAAACTGCAGCGTGACATATCATTTCTGAATCATGAGTGAATGATAATCTTGAAATGGTTTTAAGGCACCAGTATTGTCCTCTGACAATAATAACTATCATCGTTTGGATTGTGGCATTTCACCTACATCCATAGGAAGTGAGATCGGAAACATTGCCTGTGtccataatggcaccctattccctatatagtgcactacttttgaccagagcccatagcatcatattccctatatggtgcactactttagaccagagcccatagaatcatattccatatatagtgcactacttttgatcagagcaaggaatagggtgccatttgggacacagcccttgTGTTGAGAGAGCATTGTTCCCCTGCCACATGAAGGGGctgtctctgtcaggaggaatcccAGGGGCCACGCGTTACATTGTTATGAGGtcacagagccatgacctcacCGCTCCCTGGGTGGGAGGCGCCTGGACCACGGTGCCATTCATTCTTCTAGAAAGATCACCctcttcaccctctcctcctcttcaccctcttctcctcctccgcttca
It encodes the following:
- the lemd3 gene encoding LOW QUALITY PROTEIN: inner nuclear membrane protein Man1 (The sequence of the model RefSeq protein was modified relative to this genomic sequence to represent the inferred CDS: inserted 7 bases in 5 codons; substituted 3 bases at 3 genomic stop codons); the protein is MATAQLTDDDXFSELKSFGFIPGPVSESTRPVYLKKLKKLREEQQQKGTRAGKNRNSGSIINNSSGGXHGSYTAAGASGFGTRPASRDVKHLSPSSRSPXGRPVLNEKRTGGAGKFGLGFSSDESDVDDPKKKRGANHSGRRDRGPAYQQQQQIRPTTGAASATRXSLGVAVSTSSNNSSPXGLLEGRRSDPVLSAGXPGKSSLEVSRAAEVKDYDEEPEEEGDFQGETERDSRSLNGNRASYSLKHQXXDSRSYSDSEEEEEEEGEILYGQDRQRDRRLQQHYSRRSHSSKPSPHRSARGSESGQETTLGMEIRQNDTPGASRSRLDMXGGRGEEEDEEGKKRGPGESSLSGSLLRRHYPRGAIYVSAVTGESDRGSPGESSGNNSPSSAYNKNHIDSGDGATSSSSSSRFSIGLRPRFSNYNSLSATYRSNHSNHSGPNHAYSQASLKQKHTVPEDELLQQFKREEVGSSTGGWGFSAHYLSMFLLMAACLFFLLLGLMYLRMRGSGASEVDVVSKYPA
- the wif1 gene encoding wnt inhibitory factor 1, with the protein product MATETDSVFLSPIKTCFLLLLGGLMSKAAQEQQGSFYMWIDANQARVLIGFEEDILIVSEGKMAPFTTDFRKAQQRMPAIPVNIQNVNFTWQATEQAEYFYEFQTLRSMDLDIMDNPTVNVPLLGSVPRRPSVVQVGFPCLGDQDGVAAFEVTESQSCHAAEHHPET